From a region of the Thermodesulfobacteriota bacterium genome:
- the metW gene encoding methionine biosynthesis protein MetW, producing the protein MRYDLEVIASLVEPGATVLDLGCGEGDLLDLLRRERGVKGSGIEKHEDEVSRSIARGLTVLQGDFNQEIADYADGRFDYVILSQTLQQVFAPDQLLREMLRVGRRGIVSFPNFGHWAIRLQLLLAGVAPISRSLPYEWYDTPNIRVITLKDFRQFARKKGFRILTEIDIDTDARQAKGRIVRVAANLRATYGIFLIGQQSA; encoded by the coding sequence ATGCGCTACGACCTCGAGGTGATCGCCTCCCTGGTGGAGCCAGGGGCCACCGTCCTCGATCTCGGCTGTGGCGAGGGGGATCTTCTTGACCTCCTGCGCCGGGAGAGGGGGGTCAAGGGCTCGGGCATCGAAAAGCACGAGGACGAGGTCTCCCGCTCCATCGCCCGGGGGCTCACGGTGCTGCAGGGCGATTTCAACCAGGAGATCGCCGACTACGCCGACGGCCGCTTCGACTACGTCATCCTCAGCCAGACCCTGCAACAGGTTTTTGCCCCGGACCAGCTCCTCCGGGAGATGCTGCGGGTGGGCCGCCGGGGTATCGTCTCCTTTCCCAACTTCGGCCACTGGGCCATCCGGCTGCAGCTGCTCCTGGCGGGGGTCGCCCCGATCTCCCGCAGCCTGCCCTATGAGTGGTATGATACGCCGAACATCCGGGTCATCACCCTGAAGGACTTCCGGCAGTTCGCCCGGAAGAAGGGCTTCCGGATCCTCACCGAGATCGACATCGACACCGACGCCCGCCAGGCCAAGGGCCGGATCGTCCGCGTCGCCGCCAACCTGCGCGCCACCTATGGCATCTTCCTCATTGGGCAGCAGTCTGCCTGA
- the rlmN gene encoding 23S rRNA (adenine(2503)-C(2))-methyltransferase RlmN gives MGSSLPDLRNLPRPALEAWAEGQGLPAFRGRQIFAWLYRSGVSSFAEMTDLGRDLRSRLAETALISQLTPACVETSRDGTQKYAFRLADGVAIESVLIPEEGHATLCLSSQAGCAMGCRFCLTGRQGLTRNLTPAEIVGQVLGVRDQLGPAALPITNLVFMGMGEPLANLASLIPALRILTDETGLAFSSRRITVSTCGLPPRMVELGQAITVNLAISLHAPDDATRSRLMPVNDTYPLAQLLAACRAYPLPPRRRITFEYTLIRDLNDHPEQARALARLLRGIRAKINLLVMNEVPDLPFGRPDAETVRRFQEILLAAHYTAPIRESRGADISAACGQLAGPRAD, from the coding sequence TTGGGCAGCAGTCTGCCTGATCTGCGCAACCTGCCCCGGCCGGCCCTGGAGGCCTGGGCCGAAGGCCAGGGCCTGCCCGCCTTCCGGGGCCGGCAGATCTTTGCCTGGCTCTACCGGTCCGGAGTCAGCTCCTTTGCCGAGATGACCGATCTCGGCCGGGATCTTCGGTCCCGGCTGGCCGAGACCGCCTTGATCAGCCAGCTCACACCCGCCTGTGTGGAGACCTCCCGGGACGGCACCCAAAAGTATGCCTTCCGGCTGGCGGATGGTGTGGCCATCGAAAGCGTGCTCATCCCGGAAGAGGGGCATGCCACCTTGTGCCTCTCCTCCCAGGCCGGCTGCGCCATGGGCTGCCGCTTCTGCCTCACCGGCCGCCAGGGACTCACCCGCAATCTCACCCCGGCCGAGATCGTCGGCCAGGTCCTGGGGGTGCGGGATCAGCTGGGGCCGGCCGCCCTGCCCATCACCAACCTGGTCTTCATGGGCATGGGGGAGCCCCTGGCCAATCTGGCCAGCCTCATTCCGGCCTTGCGCATCCTCACCGACGAGACGGGACTCGCCTTCTCCAGCCGCCGCATCACCGTCTCCACCTGCGGCCTCCCGCCCCGCATGGTGGAGCTGGGCCAGGCCATCACCGTCAACCTGGCCATCTCCTTGCACGCCCCGGACGACGCTACCCGCAGCCGGCTGATGCCGGTGAACGACACCTACCCTCTCGCCCAGCTCCTGGCCGCCTGCCGGGCCTATCCCCTGCCGCCCCGCCGCCGCATCACCTTCGAGTACACCCTGATCCGGGATCTCAACGACCATCCCGAGCAGGCCCGGGCCCTGGCCCGGCTATTGCGGGGCATCCGCGCCAAGATCAACCTGCTGGTCATGAACGAGGTGCCGGACCTGCCCTTTGGCCGGCCGGACGCCGAGACGGTGCGCCGCTTCCAGGAGATCCTCCTGGCCGCCCACTACACGGCGCCGATCCGGGAAAGCCGCGGCGCCGACATCAGCGCCGCCTGCGGCCAGCTGGCCGGCCCGCGGGCGGACTGA